From Mus musculus strain C57BL/6J chromosome 17, GRCm38.p6 C57BL/6J, the proteins below share one genomic window:
- the Rab44 gene encoding ras-related protein Rab-44 isoform X3 — MIFDWVDVESRGHLSLEEFSSGLKNVFGSSPGTHRLRTKRSLPSQRESVTSTLPVPEEADAEEKEAFLALIGQMETGHSLSEQAEIWKLWRELRQEEPQLAGNLEGFLAKMSSRLQEAQADREALAWTLRKRDSDHLYKVRQLYEETEEQIRREKQQLQAQSDSRGMALSAHMQEALEAKEQEVQRLAEGQRELEAQLLHLSSTQQEANRENLQLREAERDLAGQLEEVRGQLQVTRGHLDTARTRGKVSWQIEEEPSVPRANKEAPDPQAVPTEEAPLPELFGNNDNWDQFLSSIEAHSHRTLRLCWSPPPSPSSTSAPQTPRIVRQISISKISALQFSQEPASDPDPGPRGSPEVPPGGAKDGKGVEDPKGQDEQDVSSKQPVDSPDSDARPKGSFLWSLPGALTAESGTVEAAFRDQLAFEAEPPPQGLSSSPQSPAGSRKQTQTPDLGDKSLWSGPDPAKQSLEREVMAEDLKLGLGSQGATALPEGATEPSLSLESVDQVGPERPVQDATHLARQESHAKGFQEAPGQVLSLDSLPTHLPQSLEEQLRPEEGNLGERGQQDPGSEASESHGLEARSMESPQQDDPLPNTSQPPAETEVPAPGQMSPPRGSPILGAGAGLAVGTPETTHTLLTLAESEAQPGPVSMPVQVESKSGAPQPTEPEAESRPEDPRTDLQEAERSSSPGDLTAGKPQADPDYLYHVVFLGDSNVGKTSFLHLLHHDAFATGLTATVGVDFRVKNLLVDNKTFALQLWDTAGQERYHSLTRQLLRKAEGVVLMYDVTSQESFTHVRYWLDCLQDAGVEGVAMVLLGNKMDCEEERQVPTEAGRRLAQELGVSFGECSAALGHNILEPMMNLARSLKMQEDRLKASLAEVTHPQSTKRAGCCH; from the exons ATGATATTTGACTGGGTGGACGTCGAGAGTAGGGGCCACCTGTCGCTGGAAGAATTCAGCTCTGGACTCA AAAATGTCTTTGGCTCCAGCCCTGGTACCCACAGACTCCGCACAAAGCGGTCATTGCCCTCTCAACGAGAATCTGTGACTTCCACCCTCCCTGTCCCTGAGGAGGCCGATGCTGAGGAGAAAGAGGCCTTCCTGGCCCTTATAGGGCAGATGGAGACTGGCCACTCCCTTTCTGA GCAAGCTGAGATCTGGAAGCTGTGGAGAGAGTTGCGGCAGGAGGAGCCCCAGTTGGCAGGCAACTTGGAGGGCTTCCTGGCCAAGATGAGCAGCCGTTTGCAGGAGGCTCAGGCAGACAGGGAGGCACTGGCATGGACCCTGAGAAA GCGAGACTCTGACCATCTCTACAAGGTGAGACAGCTCTACGAGGAGACAGAGGAGCAGATCCGcagggagaagcagcagctgcaggCCCAG AGCGACTCCCGGGGCATGGCCCTCAGTGCTCACATGCAGGAGGCCCTGGAGGCCAAGGAGCAAGAGGTTCAGCGGCTAGCAGAGGGCCAGAGAGAG CTGGAGGCTCAGCTCCTCCACCTCAGCAGCACACAGCAAGAGGCCAACCGGGAGAACCTGCAGCTCAGGGAGGCTGAGCGGGACCTAGCAGGGCAGCTAGAAGAGGTGCGGGGACAGCTGCAGGTGACAAGAGGACACTTGGATACTGCCAGGACTAGGGGCAAAGTGTCCTGGCAGATAGAGGAAGAGCCAAG tgtCCCCAGGGCAAATAAAGAGGCTCCAGACCCTCAGGCTGTCCCCACAGAGGAGGCCCCACTGCCTGAGCTGTTTGGGAATAATGACAACTGGGACCAGTTCCTCAGCAGCATTGAAGCCCATTCCCACAGAACCCTGCGGCTTTGCTGGAGCCCACCCCCAAGCCCGAGTAGCACCTCTGCCCCCCAGACTCCCCGCATTGTTAGACAGATCTCCATTTCCAAGATATCTGCTCTGCAGTTTTCTCAGGAGCCAGCCTCAGATCCAGACCCGGGTCCAAGAGGCTCCCCCGAGGTGCCTCCTGGTGGTGCCAAAGATGGAAAAGGGGTGGAGGACCCCAAGGGACAGGATGAACAGGATGTCAGCTCTAAGCAGCCTGTGGACTCCCCTGACTCAGATGCCAGACCCAAGGGCTCTTTCCTCTGGAGCCTGCCAGGAGCCCTGACCGCGGAGTCTGGGACTGTTGAAGCAGCTTTCAGAGATCAGCTTGCTTTTGAGGCTGAGCCCCCTCCTCAGgggctctcttcctctcctcagtCCCCAGCCGGGTCCAGAAAACAGACCCAGACTCCAGATCTGGGTGACAAGAGCCTTTGGTCTGGACCCGATCCAGCCAAACAGTCCTTAGAAAGAGAGGTCATGGCGGAGGACCTGAAGCTGGGTTTAGGGTCTCAGGGAGCCACAGCTCTCCCTGAGGGAGCCACAGAGCCTTCTCTGAGCCTGGAGTCTGTGGACCAAGTAGGCCCAGAGAGACCAGTGCAGGATGCAACACATCTGGCTAGGCAGGAGAGCCATGCTAAGGGATTCCAAGAAGCCCCTGGCCAAGTCCTTAGTCTGGATAGCCTGCCTACCCACCTCCCCCAGAGTCTAGAGGAGCAGCTAAGGCCCGAGGAAGGAAACTTAGGAGAAAGAGGTCAGCAGGACCCCGGATCAGAAGCCAGTGAGTCTCATGGCCTGGAAGCTAGGAGCATGGAATCACCCCAGCAAGATGACCCCCTGCCTAACACATCACAGCCTCCTGCTGAGACGGAAGTCCCTGCTCCTGGCCAGATGTCTCCTCCGAGGGGCTCTCCCATcttgggggctggggctgggcttgCAGTGGGAACCCCAGAGACCACACACACTCTCCTTACCCTGGCTGAGTCAGAAGCCCAGCCTGGGCCCGTGTCCATGCCTGTTCAGGTGGAGAGCAAGTCAGGTGCCCCTCAGCCcacagagccagaggcagaaagCAGGCCGGAGGACCCAAGAACAGACTTACAGGAGGCTGAACGGAGTTCTTCCCCTGGGGACCTCACTGCTGGCAAGCCTCAAGCTGACCCTGACTACCTCTACCATGTCGTCTTCTTGGGGGACTCCAATGTGGGCAAGACATCATTCCTACACCTGCTACATCATGACGCTTTTGCTACTGGGCTGACGGCCACTGTAG GGGTGGATTTTCGTGTCAAAAACCTGCTGGTAGACAACAAAACCTTCGCCCTGCAACTGTGGGACACAGCTGGACAAGAGAG GTACCACAGCCTCACACGACAGCTGCTTCGCAAGGCAGAGGGGGTGGTGCTCATGTATGACGTCACCTCCCAAGAGAGCTTCACCCACGTGCGTTACTGGCTCGACTGTCTGCAG GATGCAGGTGTAGAGGGGGTGGCCATGGTCCTGCTGGGAAACAAGATGGACTGTGAGGAGGAGAGGCAGGTACCCACTGAAGCTGGCAGAAGGCTCGCCCAG GAGCTGGGGGTGTCCTTCGGTGAGTGCAGCGCGGCCCTGGGTCACAATATCCTGGAGCCGATGATGAACCTGGCTCG GTCACTTAAGATGCAAGAAGACCGCCTGAAAGCCTCATTGGCAGAAGTGACACACCCACAATCAACCAAGAGAGCTGGCTGCTGCCACTGA
- the Rab44 gene encoding ras-related protein Rab-44 isoform X4 — MEKGKGVSRKGRKLASSRRRQAREPADGQDAPVAAEAESWPSDADAELQGFFQDCGAKERGFVTREDLAEARFSFLGGEEPQMIFDWVDVESRGHLSLEEFSSGLKNVFGSSPGTHRLRTKRSLPSQRESVTSTLPVPEEADAEEKEAFLALIGQMETGHSLSEQAEIWKLWRELRQEEPQLAGNLEGFLAKMSSRLQEAQADREALAWTLRKRDSDHLYKVRQLYEETEEQIRREKQQLQAQSDSRGMALSAHMQEALEAKEQEVQRLAEGQRELEAQLLHLSSTQQEANRENLQLREAERDLAGQLEEVRGQLQVTRGHLDTARTRGKVSWQIEEEPSVPRANKEAPDPQAVPTEEAPLPELFGNNDNWDQFLSSIEAHSHRTLRLCWSPPPSPSSTSAPQTPRIVRQISISKISALQFSQEPASDPDPGPRGSPEVPPGGAKDGKGVEDPKGQDEQDVSSKQPVDSPDSDARPKGSFLWSLPGALTAESGTVEAAFRDQLAFEAEPPPQGLSSSPQSPAGSRKQTQTPDLGDKSLWSGPDPAKQSLEREVMAEDLKLGLGSQGATALPEGATEPSLSLESVDQVGPERPVQDATHLARQESHAKGFQEAPGQVLSLDSLPTHLPQSLEEQLRPEEGNLGERGQQDPGSEASESHGLEARSMESPQQDDPLPNTSQPPAETEVPAPGQMSPPRGSPILGAGAGLAVGTPETTHTLLTLAESEAQPGPVSMPVQVESKSGAPQPTEPEAESRPEDPRTDLQEAERSSSPGDLTAGKPQADPDYLYHVVFLGDSNVGKTSFLHLLHHDAFATGLTATVGVDFRVKNLLVDNKTFALQLWDTAGQERHHKTWEMP, encoded by the exons GAGGCCAGGTTCAGCTTCCTGGGTGGCGAGGAGCCGCAGATGATATTTGACTGGGTGGACGTCGAGAGTAGGGGCCACCTGTCGCTGGAAGAATTCAGCTCTGGACTCA AAAATGTCTTTGGCTCCAGCCCTGGTACCCACAGACTCCGCACAAAGCGGTCATTGCCCTCTCAACGAGAATCTGTGACTTCCACCCTCCCTGTCCCTGAGGAGGCCGATGCTGAGGAGAAAGAGGCCTTCCTGGCCCTTATAGGGCAGATGGAGACTGGCCACTCCCTTTCTGA GCAAGCTGAGATCTGGAAGCTGTGGAGAGAGTTGCGGCAGGAGGAGCCCCAGTTGGCAGGCAACTTGGAGGGCTTCCTGGCCAAGATGAGCAGCCGTTTGCAGGAGGCTCAGGCAGACAGGGAGGCACTGGCATGGACCCTGAGAAA GCGAGACTCTGACCATCTCTACAAGGTGAGACAGCTCTACGAGGAGACAGAGGAGCAGATCCGcagggagaagcagcagctgcaggCCCAG AGCGACTCCCGGGGCATGGCCCTCAGTGCTCACATGCAGGAGGCCCTGGAGGCCAAGGAGCAAGAGGTTCAGCGGCTAGCAGAGGGCCAGAGAGAG CTGGAGGCTCAGCTCCTCCACCTCAGCAGCACACAGCAAGAGGCCAACCGGGAGAACCTGCAGCTCAGGGAGGCTGAGCGGGACCTAGCAGGGCAGCTAGAAGAGGTGCGGGGACAGCTGCAGGTGACAAGAGGACACTTGGATACTGCCAGGACTAGGGGCAAAGTGTCCTGGCAGATAGAGGAAGAGCCAAG tgtCCCCAGGGCAAATAAAGAGGCTCCAGACCCTCAGGCTGTCCCCACAGAGGAGGCCCCACTGCCTGAGCTGTTTGGGAATAATGACAACTGGGACCAGTTCCTCAGCAGCATTGAAGCCCATTCCCACAGAACCCTGCGGCTTTGCTGGAGCCCACCCCCAAGCCCGAGTAGCACCTCTGCCCCCCAGACTCCCCGCATTGTTAGACAGATCTCCATTTCCAAGATATCTGCTCTGCAGTTTTCTCAGGAGCCAGCCTCAGATCCAGACCCGGGTCCAAGAGGCTCCCCCGAGGTGCCTCCTGGTGGTGCCAAAGATGGAAAAGGGGTGGAGGACCCCAAGGGACAGGATGAACAGGATGTCAGCTCTAAGCAGCCTGTGGACTCCCCTGACTCAGATGCCAGACCCAAGGGCTCTTTCCTCTGGAGCCTGCCAGGAGCCCTGACCGCGGAGTCTGGGACTGTTGAAGCAGCTTTCAGAGATCAGCTTGCTTTTGAGGCTGAGCCCCCTCCTCAGgggctctcttcctctcctcagtCCCCAGCCGGGTCCAGAAAACAGACCCAGACTCCAGATCTGGGTGACAAGAGCCTTTGGTCTGGACCCGATCCAGCCAAACAGTCCTTAGAAAGAGAGGTCATGGCGGAGGACCTGAAGCTGGGTTTAGGGTCTCAGGGAGCCACAGCTCTCCCTGAGGGAGCCACAGAGCCTTCTCTGAGCCTGGAGTCTGTGGACCAAGTAGGCCCAGAGAGACCAGTGCAGGATGCAACACATCTGGCTAGGCAGGAGAGCCATGCTAAGGGATTCCAAGAAGCCCCTGGCCAAGTCCTTAGTCTGGATAGCCTGCCTACCCACCTCCCCCAGAGTCTAGAGGAGCAGCTAAGGCCCGAGGAAGGAAACTTAGGAGAAAGAGGTCAGCAGGACCCCGGATCAGAAGCCAGTGAGTCTCATGGCCTGGAAGCTAGGAGCATGGAATCACCCCAGCAAGATGACCCCCTGCCTAACACATCACAGCCTCCTGCTGAGACGGAAGTCCCTGCTCCTGGCCAGATGTCTCCTCCGAGGGGCTCTCCCATcttgggggctggggctgggcttgCAGTGGGAACCCCAGAGACCACACACACTCTCCTTACCCTGGCTGAGTCAGAAGCCCAGCCTGGGCCCGTGTCCATGCCTGTTCAGGTGGAGAGCAAGTCAGGTGCCCCTCAGCCcacagagccagaggcagaaagCAGGCCGGAGGACCCAAGAACAGACTTACAGGAGGCTGAACGGAGTTCTTCCCCTGGGGACCTCACTGCTGGCAAGCCTCAAGCTGACCCTGACTACCTCTACCATGTCGTCTTCTTGGGGGACTCCAATGTGGGCAAGACATCATTCCTACACCTGCTACATCATGACGCTTTTGCTACTGGGCTGACGGCCACTGTAG GGGTGGATTTTCGTGTCAAAAACCTGCTGGTAGACAACAAAACCTTCGCCCTGCAACTGTGGGACACAGCTGGACAAGAGAG ACATCACAAAACATGGGAGATGCCCTAA
- the Rab44 gene encoding ras-related protein Rab-44 isoform X2, with translation MEKGKGVSRKGRKLASSRRRQAREPADGQDAPVAAEAESWPSDADAELQGFFQDCGAKERGFVTREDLAEARFSFLGGEEPQMIFDWVDVESRGHLSLEEFSSGLKNVFGSSPGTHRLRTKRSLPSQRESVTSTLPVPEEADAEEKEAFLALIGQMETGHSLSERDSDHLYKVRQLYEETEEQIRREKQQLQAQSDSRGMALSAHMQEALEAKEQEVQRLAEGQRELEAQLLHLSSTQQEANRENLQLREAERDLAGQLEEVRGQLQVTRGHLDTARTRGKVSWQIEEEPSVPRANKEAPDPQAVPTEEAPLPELFGNNDNWDQFLSSIEAHSHRTLRLCWSPPPSPSSTSAPQTPRIVRQISISKISALQFSQEPASDPDPGPRGSPEVPPGGAKDGKGVEDPKGQDEQDVSSKQPVDSPDSDARPKGSFLWSLPGALTAESGTVEAAFRDQLAFEAEPPPQGLSSSPQSPAGSRKQTQTPDLGDKSLWSGPDPAKQSLEREVMAEDLKLGLGSQGATALPEGATEPSLSLESVDQVGPERPVQDATHLARQESHAKGFQEAPGQVLSLDSLPTHLPQSLEEQLRPEEGNLGERGQQDPGSEASESHGLEARSMESPQQDDPLPNTSQPPAETEVPAPGQMSPPRGSPILGAGAGLAVGTPETTHTLLTLAESEAQPGPVSMPVQVESKSGAPQPTEPEAESRPEDPRTDLQEAERSSSPGDLTAGKPQADPDYLYHVVFLGDSNVGKTSFLHLLHHDAFATGLTATVGVDFRVKNLLVDNKTFALQLWDTAGQERYHSLTRQLLRKAEGVVLMYDVTSQESFTHVRYWLDCLQDAGVEGVAMVLLGNKMDCEEERQVPTEAGRRLAQELGVSFGECSAALGHNILEPMMNLARSLKMQEDRLKASLAEVTHPQSTKRAGCCH, from the exons GAGGCCAGGTTCAGCTTCCTGGGTGGCGAGGAGCCGCAGATGATATTTGACTGGGTGGACGTCGAGAGTAGGGGCCACCTGTCGCTGGAAGAATTCAGCTCTGGACTCA AAAATGTCTTTGGCTCCAGCCCTGGTACCCACAGACTCCGCACAAAGCGGTCATTGCCCTCTCAACGAGAATCTGTGACTTCCACCCTCCCTGTCCCTGAGGAGGCCGATGCTGAGGAGAAAGAGGCCTTCCTGGCCCTTATAGGGCAGATGGAGACTGGCCACTCCCTTTCTGA GCGAGACTCTGACCATCTCTACAAGGTGAGACAGCTCTACGAGGAGACAGAGGAGCAGATCCGcagggagaagcagcagctgcaggCCCAG AGCGACTCCCGGGGCATGGCCCTCAGTGCTCACATGCAGGAGGCCCTGGAGGCCAAGGAGCAAGAGGTTCAGCGGCTAGCAGAGGGCCAGAGAGAG CTGGAGGCTCAGCTCCTCCACCTCAGCAGCACACAGCAAGAGGCCAACCGGGAGAACCTGCAGCTCAGGGAGGCTGAGCGGGACCTAGCAGGGCAGCTAGAAGAGGTGCGGGGACAGCTGCAGGTGACAAGAGGACACTTGGATACTGCCAGGACTAGGGGCAAAGTGTCCTGGCAGATAGAGGAAGAGCCAAG tgtCCCCAGGGCAAATAAAGAGGCTCCAGACCCTCAGGCTGTCCCCACAGAGGAGGCCCCACTGCCTGAGCTGTTTGGGAATAATGACAACTGGGACCAGTTCCTCAGCAGCATTGAAGCCCATTCCCACAGAACCCTGCGGCTTTGCTGGAGCCCACCCCCAAGCCCGAGTAGCACCTCTGCCCCCCAGACTCCCCGCATTGTTAGACAGATCTCCATTTCCAAGATATCTGCTCTGCAGTTTTCTCAGGAGCCAGCCTCAGATCCAGACCCGGGTCCAAGAGGCTCCCCCGAGGTGCCTCCTGGTGGTGCCAAAGATGGAAAAGGGGTGGAGGACCCCAAGGGACAGGATGAACAGGATGTCAGCTCTAAGCAGCCTGTGGACTCCCCTGACTCAGATGCCAGACCCAAGGGCTCTTTCCTCTGGAGCCTGCCAGGAGCCCTGACCGCGGAGTCTGGGACTGTTGAAGCAGCTTTCAGAGATCAGCTTGCTTTTGAGGCTGAGCCCCCTCCTCAGgggctctcttcctctcctcagtCCCCAGCCGGGTCCAGAAAACAGACCCAGACTCCAGATCTGGGTGACAAGAGCCTTTGGTCTGGACCCGATCCAGCCAAACAGTCCTTAGAAAGAGAGGTCATGGCGGAGGACCTGAAGCTGGGTTTAGGGTCTCAGGGAGCCACAGCTCTCCCTGAGGGAGCCACAGAGCCTTCTCTGAGCCTGGAGTCTGTGGACCAAGTAGGCCCAGAGAGACCAGTGCAGGATGCAACACATCTGGCTAGGCAGGAGAGCCATGCTAAGGGATTCCAAGAAGCCCCTGGCCAAGTCCTTAGTCTGGATAGCCTGCCTACCCACCTCCCCCAGAGTCTAGAGGAGCAGCTAAGGCCCGAGGAAGGAAACTTAGGAGAAAGAGGTCAGCAGGACCCCGGATCAGAAGCCAGTGAGTCTCATGGCCTGGAAGCTAGGAGCATGGAATCACCCCAGCAAGATGACCCCCTGCCTAACACATCACAGCCTCCTGCTGAGACGGAAGTCCCTGCTCCTGGCCAGATGTCTCCTCCGAGGGGCTCTCCCATcttgggggctggggctgggcttgCAGTGGGAACCCCAGAGACCACACACACTCTCCTTACCCTGGCTGAGTCAGAAGCCCAGCCTGGGCCCGTGTCCATGCCTGTTCAGGTGGAGAGCAAGTCAGGTGCCCCTCAGCCcacagagccagaggcagaaagCAGGCCGGAGGACCCAAGAACAGACTTACAGGAGGCTGAACGGAGTTCTTCCCCTGGGGACCTCACTGCTGGCAAGCCTCAAGCTGACCCTGACTACCTCTACCATGTCGTCTTCTTGGGGGACTCCAATGTGGGCAAGACATCATTCCTACACCTGCTACATCATGACGCTTTTGCTACTGGGCTGACGGCCACTGTAG GGGTGGATTTTCGTGTCAAAAACCTGCTGGTAGACAACAAAACCTTCGCCCTGCAACTGTGGGACACAGCTGGACAAGAGAG GTACCACAGCCTCACACGACAGCTGCTTCGCAAGGCAGAGGGGGTGGTGCTCATGTATGACGTCACCTCCCAAGAGAGCTTCACCCACGTGCGTTACTGGCTCGACTGTCTGCAG GATGCAGGTGTAGAGGGGGTGGCCATGGTCCTGCTGGGAAACAAGATGGACTGTGAGGAGGAGAGGCAGGTACCCACTGAAGCTGGCAGAAGGCTCGCCCAG GAGCTGGGGGTGTCCTTCGGTGAGTGCAGCGCGGCCCTGGGTCACAATATCCTGGAGCCGATGATGAACCTGGCTCG GTCACTTAAGATGCAAGAAGACCGCCTGAAAGCCTCATTGGCAGAAGTGACACACCCACAATCAACCAAGAGAGCTGGCTGCTGCCACTGA
- the Rab44 gene encoding ras-related protein Rab-44: MEKGKGVSRKGRKLASSRRRQAREPADGQDAPVAAEAESWPSDADAELQGFFQDCGAKERGFVTREDLAEARFSFLGGEEPQMIFDWVDVESRGHLSLEEFSSGLKNVFGSSPGTHRLRTKRSLPSQRESVTSTLPVPEEADAEEKEAFLALIGQMETGHSLSEQAEIWKLWRELRQEEPQLAGNLEGFLAKMSSRLQEAQADREALAWTLRKRDSDHLYKVRQLYEETEEQIRREKQQLQAQSDSRGMALSAHMQEALEAKEQEVQRLAEGQRELEAQLLHLSSTQQEANRENLQLREAERDLAGQLEEVRGQLQVTRGHLDTARTRGKVSWQIEEEPSVPRANKEAPDPQAVPTEEAPLPELFGNNDNWDQFLSSIEAHSHRTLRLCWSPPPSPSSTSAPQTPRIVRQISISKISALQFSQEPASDPDPGPRGSPEVPPGGAKDGKGVEDPKGQDEQDVSSKQPVDSPDSDARPKGSFLWSLPGALTAESGTVEAAFRDQLAFEAEPPPQGLSSSPQSPAGSRKQTQTPDLGDKSLWSGPDPAKQSLEREVMAEDLKLGLGSQGATALPEGATEPSLSLESVDQVGPERPVQDATHLARQESHAKGFQEAPGQVLSLDSLPTHLPQSLEEQLRPEEGNLGERGQQDPGSEASESHGLEARSMESPQQDDPLPNTSQPPAETEVPAPGQMSPPRGSPILGAGAGLAVGTPETTHTLLTLAESEAQPGPVSMPVQVESKSGAPQPTEPEAESRPEDPRTDLQEAERSSSPGDLTAGKPQADPDYLYHVVFLGDSNVGKTSFLHLLHHDAFATGLTATVGVDFRVKNLLVDNKTFALQLWDTAGQERYHSLTRQLLRKAEGVVLMYDVTSQESFTHVRYWLDCLQDAGVEGVAMVLLGNKMDCEEERQVPTEAGRRLAQELGVSFGECSAALGHNILEPMMNLARSLKMQEDRLKASLAEVTHPQSTKRAGCCH; encoded by the exons GAGGCCAGGTTCAGCTTCCTGGGTGGCGAGGAGCCGCAGATGATATTTGACTGGGTGGACGTCGAGAGTAGGGGCCACCTGTCGCTGGAAGAATTCAGCTCTGGACTCA AAAATGTCTTTGGCTCCAGCCCTGGTACCCACAGACTCCGCACAAAGCGGTCATTGCCCTCTCAACGAGAATCTGTGACTTCCACCCTCCCTGTCCCTGAGGAGGCCGATGCTGAGGAGAAAGAGGCCTTCCTGGCCCTTATAGGGCAGATGGAGACTGGCCACTCCCTTTCTGA GCAAGCTGAGATCTGGAAGCTGTGGAGAGAGTTGCGGCAGGAGGAGCCCCAGTTGGCAGGCAACTTGGAGGGCTTCCTGGCCAAGATGAGCAGCCGTTTGCAGGAGGCTCAGGCAGACAGGGAGGCACTGGCATGGACCCTGAGAAA GCGAGACTCTGACCATCTCTACAAGGTGAGACAGCTCTACGAGGAGACAGAGGAGCAGATCCGcagggagaagcagcagctgcaggCCCAG AGCGACTCCCGGGGCATGGCCCTCAGTGCTCACATGCAGGAGGCCCTGGAGGCCAAGGAGCAAGAGGTTCAGCGGCTAGCAGAGGGCCAGAGAGAG CTGGAGGCTCAGCTCCTCCACCTCAGCAGCACACAGCAAGAGGCCAACCGGGAGAACCTGCAGCTCAGGGAGGCTGAGCGGGACCTAGCAGGGCAGCTAGAAGAGGTGCGGGGACAGCTGCAGGTGACAAGAGGACACTTGGATACTGCCAGGACTAGGGGCAAAGTGTCCTGGCAGATAGAGGAAGAGCCAAG tgtCCCCAGGGCAAATAAAGAGGCTCCAGACCCTCAGGCTGTCCCCACAGAGGAGGCCCCACTGCCTGAGCTGTTTGGGAATAATGACAACTGGGACCAGTTCCTCAGCAGCATTGAAGCCCATTCCCACAGAACCCTGCGGCTTTGCTGGAGCCCACCCCCAAGCCCGAGTAGCACCTCTGCCCCCCAGACTCCCCGCATTGTTAGACAGATCTCCATTTCCAAGATATCTGCTCTGCAGTTTTCTCAGGAGCCAGCCTCAGATCCAGACCCGGGTCCAAGAGGCTCCCCCGAGGTGCCTCCTGGTGGTGCCAAAGATGGAAAAGGGGTGGAGGACCCCAAGGGACAGGATGAACAGGATGTCAGCTCTAAGCAGCCTGTGGACTCCCCTGACTCAGATGCCAGACCCAAGGGCTCTTTCCTCTGGAGCCTGCCAGGAGCCCTGACCGCGGAGTCTGGGACTGTTGAAGCAGCTTTCAGAGATCAGCTTGCTTTTGAGGCTGAGCCCCCTCCTCAGgggctctcttcctctcctcagtCCCCAGCCGGGTCCAGAAAACAGACCCAGACTCCAGATCTGGGTGACAAGAGCCTTTGGTCTGGACCCGATCCAGCCAAACAGTCCTTAGAAAGAGAGGTCATGGCGGAGGACCTGAAGCTGGGTTTAGGGTCTCAGGGAGCCACAGCTCTCCCTGAGGGAGCCACAGAGCCTTCTCTGAGCCTGGAGTCTGTGGACCAAGTAGGCCCAGAGAGACCAGTGCAGGATGCAACACATCTGGCTAGGCAGGAGAGCCATGCTAAGGGATTCCAAGAAGCCCCTGGCCAAGTCCTTAGTCTGGATAGCCTGCCTACCCACCTCCCCCAGAGTCTAGAGGAGCAGCTAAGGCCCGAGGAAGGAAACTTAGGAGAAAGAGGTCAGCAGGACCCCGGATCAGAAGCCAGTGAGTCTCATGGCCTGGAAGCTAGGAGCATGGAATCACCCCAGCAAGATGACCCCCTGCCTAACACATCACAGCCTCCTGCTGAGACGGAAGTCCCTGCTCCTGGCCAGATGTCTCCTCCGAGGGGCTCTCCCATcttgggggctggggctgggcttgCAGTGGGAACCCCAGAGACCACACACACTCTCCTTACCCTGGCTGAGTCAGAAGCCCAGCCTGGGCCCGTGTCCATGCCTGTTCAGGTGGAGAGCAAGTCAGGTGCCCCTCAGCCcacagagccagaggcagaaagCAGGCCGGAGGACCCAAGAACAGACTTACAGGAGGCTGAACGGAGTTCTTCCCCTGGGGACCTCACTGCTGGCAAGCCTCAAGCTGACCCTGACTACCTCTACCATGTCGTCTTCTTGGGGGACTCCAATGTGGGCAAGACATCATTCCTACACCTGCTACATCATGACGCTTTTGCTACTGGGCTGACGGCCACTGTAG GGGTGGATTTTCGTGTCAAAAACCTGCTGGTAGACAACAAAACCTTCGCCCTGCAACTGTGGGACACAGCTGGACAAGAGAG GTACCACAGCCTCACACGACAGCTGCTTCGCAAGGCAGAGGGGGTGGTGCTCATGTATGACGTCACCTCCCAAGAGAGCTTCACCCACGTGCGTTACTGGCTCGACTGTCTGCAG GATGCAGGTGTAGAGGGGGTGGCCATGGTCCTGCTGGGAAACAAGATGGACTGTGAGGAGGAGAGGCAGGTACCCACTGAAGCTGGCAGAAGGCTCGCCCAG GAGCTGGGGGTGTCCTTCGGTGAGTGCAGCGCGGCCCTGGGTCACAATATCCTGGAGCCGATGATGAACCTGGCTCG GTCACTTAAGATGCAAGAAGACCGCCTGAAAGCCTCATTGGCAGAAGTGACACACCCACAATCAACCAAGAGAGCTGGCTGCTGCCACTGA